Below is a window of Deltaproteobacteria bacterium HGW-Deltaproteobacteria-6 DNA.
TTGTTTCCCTTTCGTTTGTTAAAATTGTTCATGCCGGTAATTTTACAGGACACGAGCGCAGGAATCAAGCGTCCTCAACTGTTCGTTCCCGCCATTCCATCGCGCATCTTATAGTATTCCAGAACTGCCGCGATGGCCCGCGCGGCGCGCTCAGGGTCCTGATAAATGGGGACACCGCGGTCGAGCAGGCTCCGGACCATTGTTTCCTGAAGGCTCCGGTAGGTGAAGCCGACAATCAGTTTGTCGGGGTGGCGGCAAGTCAGACTGAAAAAAGCATCCGCGTGCTGCATAATCATTATATCCCTCTCAACCGGGATGGACTCTGCGGGAATCCCCATTTCTTTCATGATCCGTTCGATGAACATACCGGGGGAGAGGAAGTAAGCCAGCAGGATATCCGCGTTTTTTTCCTGAAGAAGAACATCGGGAATGTCGAAGAAGTTCTGCTCTGAATTCAGGCTGTAAGTTAAATCAAGCGGGTTGGCCGTGCTGGCTGTTTTGGGGATCATCGGTTGAAGCCGTTTTACTGTTTCAGGCGATAGCGGCGGCAGGGTAAGGCCCGCCCGGCCGCAGGCATCGGCAGCCGTTGCGCCGGGTCCGCCGGAGTGCGTCTGGATGATCACCCGGTTTCCTTTCGGCCTGGGCAGCGTTCCCAGGGCAAGGGCGTAATCAAAAAGTTCGGCAATTGACTGCGCCCGGATGATGCCGCATTGCCTGAACACGCCGTCATAGATTTCGTTAGGTCCTGACAGAGAACCCGTATGCGAGCGGCCCGCGCGCCCGCCCGCCTCGGACCCGCCCGCGTAAAGGGCTACGATCGGCTTATGCGGTGTGATGGCCCGGGCCGTTTCGATGAACTCTCTGCCCCTGCTGATTCCTTCGATGTAAAGCGTAATGACCCTGGTGTGCGGGCATACGCCCAGGTATTCCAGGCAATCGACAATGTCGACGTTGGCTTCATTCCCCACGCTTACCGCCGCGCTGAAACCCAACCCGTGGCGATGCAGGTAATCAAACATCTGAGTGATAAAACTTCCGCTCTGGGACGCCAGGCCCACAAAACCGGGAGGACCTTCCGCCGTAATTGTTGTAGGATTGAGCTTGAGGCAAGGGTTGGCAATACCCAGGCAGTTCGGTCCGAGAAAACGGATGCCGTATTCCAGGGCAATGGCTTCCAGCTTCTTTTGCGCAGCGACGCCCTCAGGGCCCGCTTCGCGAAAGCCTCCGGACACGATGATGGCGTGCTTGACGCCTTTTTGGCCGCATGCTTCCAGGGTTTGGCAGACAATGTCCGTCGGCAGGACGATAATCGCCAGGTCCGGAATTTCCGGCAGATCCATAATACTGACATAGGCCGTAAGCCCGCGCACTTCTTTTTCCTGCAGATGAATGGGGTACAGCCTGCCTTCGTAACCCAGGGCCTGAACGGATGAGAGCATCATGGAGCCCATGCGCATGAAATTATTGGAAGCGCCGAAAAAGGCGATGCTCTTCGGATTGATAATGGGATAAAGAGGACTTTCGTAAATGGAATCGATCATGATTTGCTTTTCCTAAAATGGTTTGATGATCAGATAATGATTACTAACTCCGGCAAAAAAAATACAATGTTCCTCCCGTGTGATAATCAGGATGAACACCGTTACGGGTCATCGTTAACAGATAATTGCCGATTAATCAACCATCGCGCAGCAAGCTGTCGAGATATGAAATGAACGTATTTACATCGCGGCAAGCTGCGGCGATTAACGCTCGTCCCGCAACCGCGGGATTTAAGAAGCCATCCGCCGGTATTTTCAATATTAAGGGTTGACAGATCATGGTTTCTTAAAATATGAATCAGCAATAAAATGATTTTCAAACAGAGGAGCTGACCATGACTGATCCCCAATCTTTAATTCAAAACGCGAAAGCCTGCGGCCGGAAAGCCTTGAATGAATCCGAATCCAAACAATTTCTTGCCGCTTTCGGCGTGCCCGTCTGCCGGGAGGTTCTGGCATCTTCTCCTGAGGCCGCGGCCGCGGAGGCCGCCCGGATGGGGGTTCCCGTTGTGCTCAAAGCGTCGGGTGAGAAAATGATGCATAAAACGGAAGCGGGCGGCGTTGTGCTGAATGTGAAGAATGAACAGGAAATTCTATCCGAAGGCCGGCGGCTTCTGGCGATTCCGGGATGCGAGTCTTTGTCCGTGCAGGAAATGGTGGTGGGCGCCCGGGAACTGGTCTGCGGCCTCACCCGCGACCCTTCCTTCGGCCCGGCGGTGATGTTCGGCCTCGGCGGCATTCTGACCGAAACGCTGAAAGACACGGTTTTCCGGATTGCTCCTCTTACGATGTATGATGCAAAGGATATGATGTCGGGGATTCGGGCCAATACCATCTTACAGCCCTTCAGGGGAGAAGCGGCAGTCGATACGGAGCTTCTGGCAAAGATCCTGATCACGGTAGGGGAAATCGGCCTGCAATACGAATCAATCACCGAAATTGATATCAATCCTCTGAAGATTCGCCGCGACGGAAAACCCATAGCCGTGGACGCGCTGATTGTACTTGCGGCCTGATTCTATCATCGTTTGGCAGTGAGGATTTCCGACAGACAGATTACAACCCGTGCGGGGAAAAAAAGAGCAGGAGAAAAATGATGCGAACGAAAAAATGGATAAGCGCGGCAATGTTTACGGTAGTGATCAGTTTTATGGGTCTGGGCATGGCGATATCCGCCTATGCCAATTGTCCGGATAAAGTCGTATGCGAATATCCCGTTGCCACCTTTACGCAAGAGGCCGGGGTGCTCCGTGATGTGCCCACCTGCTACAAGTTTAATCACGGGTGCCGGCCCTGGCATTGCGACGGCAGGTACAAGGATACTAACCGGGATTACTGGACCGCAGAGTGTAGAAAAGCATTCCCGACGACTTGTACAGAGAGTAATAAGTGTGAAGCCACCTTTCCCGGCGCGGTAAAGGAATAGCGTCCGGACATTCAGTTGCAGGGCATTCTGAGCGAGCGGGATGCCCCGGCGCAACCGCTGCTTTATAGGGCTTTTATCCTGGATTCCCGATCTGCGGGAATGACAAAATTAGTTCAGATAATTTTTTTCGGTATTGGTTAATTTCAGAAGGCCAATGCTGCGGCTTCGGCCTTGCAGTCCATTGCCGGCTTCTGCCCTTGTGCCCGCGCTGTGGCTAGTTCTTTTTTTGTGGCGTCCATTTGCGCCCGGAAAGCCGGGTCGGAGTGGAGTTTGGCGACAACGGCCGCCCCGATAATCCGGCCCGCCGTCACATCGCTAGGCCAGTGAACGCCGCAAACCACCCGGCTCTGTCCAAACGCATAACCGCGGGATAAAACTGCGTCTGCCCGGTCAGGATCAATTTCCGCCAGAATCAATGCCCATGTCCAGCCGATAGACGTATGACCGGATGGATAAGAACCGTCTTTGCTCATTTTTTCATCCCAGTCCGGTGTGCAGCTGGCCTGCTTGTTGACAACAAAGGGACGAATACGCTTATAGTGATTTTTGGCGGCCAGGGTGGCCACGATCGCGTCGGTCCATGAGCGATGCATCAGCATGTAAAGGTTCGGCATGGCATCCCTGGTGATCGGTGCATTAAGCGCGCAGGAAAAAGCCTGCGGGGCTTCGGGAAAATTCAGATGGGCATCCTTGATAGCCTGCGTCCAGCGCGGCGTATTGATCAGGGAGCGCGTCGTTGCAAAAGCATCCTGATCGGCGGCAAATGCGGCGGAACCCTCAGCCGGAGGGGCCGGAAGCAGCATCAGGCTGTTGGGCGCTTTGTCCGTCGGCAGATAACCCTGAAGAATGCCCGGACGAATTTCTTCAACTGTTGCCGGGATGGGGGAAGAGGTAAGACAGGCACAGCCGGCCATCACGATCAGATAGACCGCCATTAAAGCTATTAAAAATGTTTTCCCTGTTTTCATTCTGCTCCACGCATCTTTATATTACGAATCCGATATTGAATATGTCCCTGACAGCGCTTTGGTGTTGGCAAAAACCATAAGCCGAAAGTACAGGCAATGTCAATGATGATTCATTGATTCAGGGTAGACAGGCGCAAAACAGAGACGATGAGCAGGGGGCGATGGTAACCGCCGTAAAAAAACCTGGCCCGATACCGCTGAAGAGACTGATTTGAAATGCCGTCCGGACACGATGGCTCTTGTGCAACATATGGGTAACATGCTAGAAGTAAACAAAAAGATTGGGCAGGTGAAAAGAGATGGCTACTGTCATCATCCGTCATGCCGATTATCAATACGATCAGGTCAAAAAGATTATTTTTGAGATGATTGAAATGCTGGCCGGAAACAGGATCAAACCCGGCAGCCTGGTGCTTATCAAACCCAATGTGCTTTCCGCCGCGCGTCCGGAAGACGCGGTCCTGACCCATCCGCAGGTGATCCGGGCTGCCGTGGAGTACGTCCTGCAAAAGGGCGCCCGTCCTCAGGTATCCGACTCTCCGGCGATCGGTTCTTTTGAAAAGATTCTCCGGCAAAACGGCACAACGGAAGCACTCAAAGGGTTGCCGGTCCTCTGCGCGCCCTTCCAGGACGTGGTTGCCGTGGATATCGGGAAACCATACGGGCGCATTGAAATCGCCCGCGACGCCGTGGAGGCGGATGTCATCATCAACCTTCCCAAGCTTAAAACGCACAGCCAGATGCTTTTAACGCTGGCCGTGAAAAATATGTTCGGCTGCATTGTCGGATTCAAGAAGTCCCAGTGGCACATGCGGGCAGGCGTAGATACAATGGCCTTTGCGAGGCTGCTGGTGGCCATTCATCAGGCGGTTAAACCCGCAGTATCCATTCTGGACGGCATTCTGGCGCTGGAAGGCGAGGGGCCGGGTAAAGGCGGCACGCCAAGGCCCGTCGGTGTGTTGATCGGCGCCGACGATTCTTTCGCTTTGGATATGGTCGTGTGCGAAATGCTCGGCGTGTATTATGAAAATGTTCCGATGCTGAAAATCGCTTACGGCGACGGGCTGATTCCTTCCTTTGATATTGACGGCGCTCTGCCAAAGGTCTCCAACTTCAAATTGCCGGGCGGCGGGCCCCTGATTTTCGGTCCGCCGGTTTTGCGGAATTTCCTGCGTCGCCACACGCTGGCCTGGCCCATCTGCGATGCATCCCTGTGCAAGATGTGCAGCCAGTGCTGGACGATTTGTCCGGCGGGGGCCATCCGGGAACAAACAGACAGCATCGAATTTGATTATCAGAAGTGCATCCGCTGCTATTGCTGTGTGGAGGTTTGCCCCTATGGCGCGCTCAAAACAAAAGAAACGCTGGGTGGCAGAATTACGCGAAAACTGGTGGACAGATTTTCCTGACGGCGTCGGATCGTCTCGGTTGCACTGAAGCCGGGGTTGTGGTATATAAAAGTTACTCATTTATTTTTTTGCATTGCAAGTTGATTCCCCAAATATAACAAAGGAGGTCTATGCGCGATGTCGGAAGAAACTCACCATAAAAAAAATCACGACGAAAAACACCTGGACAAACTGACCGTTAAAGAACTGCGGGAGCTGGCCGCCGAGTTTCCCCATGAGCGGGCGGTCCACGACATGAAGAAAGAAGAGTTGGTCGCCTTCATTAAGGAAGCCAAGGGCATCAAGGATGAAGGGCACGTGCACAAGCACAAACCCAAAGGAAAGATCAAAATGACCAAACCCGAAGTCAAAGCAAAAATCCGCGAATTGAAAGTCCTGCACTGGCAGGCAATGGAGGATAGCGAAACTGCAAAAGCCGTCCTGCTGCGCCACCAGATCAGCCGGTTGAAAAAAATCTCCCGCCGGGTGGCGGAAGCGTAAGGGCAGAGGCTGAAGACTATAGACTGAAGGTTGAGAGGAAAGGGCAAGATGATTGCACGCAACATCTTGCCCTTATTTTTTATTTCCCGACAATAATGAGTTTTTGTGAGAGTTAATAATTAAAATTTGTTTGATTTAAATGAGTCTTTATGTAGAAAGAAAACCATTCCTAAATTCGATTTTGTATAAAGAACCAGTTCCAATAAGGAAGAAAGAAACGAGATGGTAGCAGGTCTTTCATGAAACGTAACAGAATAGATACACTATTTATTTTGATGACTTGGATGTTTTTAGGTTTGGTTTCCTGCTGTCCGGTTGCCGAAAGGATTAGCCTTGCAGATGCGGGACAAGTAATCAGGGCCAAGAGGTTTGTCGATCTCACCCATGCTTTCGCGCCCGGAATCCCGCATTGGCCCGGCTTTCCTGATGAGAAGAGAGAAATTCTTTACGGGTATGAGCCTGGTGAGGGGCGATTGGGTCACGGCTTTTATGCGCAATCCTTTACTTTCGTCGGCCAATGGGGAACCCATGTGGACGCTCCTGCACACTTCGTTTCCGGCATGCGGACTGTAGACCGGATCGATGTGAAAGAAATGATTATGCCGCTGGTTGTGATTGATGTTCACGAGAAGGTGGCGAAAAATCCGGACTATGTCATCTCAATGGAAGACGTAAAGCTATGGGAAAAGCGGCATGGCAGAATCCCTGCGGGGGCTTTTGTGGCGATGCGCTCGGATTGGTGCAGGCGGTGGCCCGATATGAAAGCCATGCAGAACAAAGATGCTGATGGTGTCGCCCATTACCCCGGCTGGAGTCTGGAAGTTCTTAGATATTTGTATGAAGATCGCAGGATCACTGCTTCCGGTCATGAGACGACCGATACGGACCCCGGCATGGCGACGTCCAAAAATGATTATTCACTGGAGAAATACATATTGCAGCAGAACCACTACCAAATTGAGCTTTTGACAAATTTATCCGAAGTGCCGGAGGCAGGCGCCCTGCTGGTCGCGGCCTTTCCCAAGCCGCTGGGCGGGTCCGGTTTTCCCGCCCGCGTTTTTGCCATCCTGCCGTAGATGGCAGGCTGACCACCGCTTGCGTGGATCAACCCTCCGGATCGACACTCTCGTTATAATGCAAACCAGGCTGGTTGCCGCAGCGAACGCCACGGCAACCAGCCTGATCCAATCTGTCTTTTAATTAATGATCCGTCCGGCATGCGCCGGATTCCGCTTTACCTTCAGCCCTCAGCCTAACAGCCTTCAGCCTTTTTCTCTAAAGCATCTCAATCGTGGTGGCCATTGAGACGCCGCCGCCGCCGCACAGGGTAGCCATGCCCAGTGTCTTGCCGTGTTTTTTCATGGCGTGAATCAGTGTGACCATGATGCGGCAGCCGGTGGAACCGACCGGATGACCTAGGCCGATGCCGCTGCCGTTGATATTGGTAATTTCACGTTTTAAGCCAAGTTCCTTTTCACAACCGAGATACTGGCCTGCGAATGCTTCGTTGACTTCCATTAATTCAAAGGCATCCAGTGAAAGCTTTGGATCGTTTTTAAGCAGGTTTTTGACAGCGGGAACCGGGCTTAAGCCCATCACGGAAGGATGGCAACCGCCGCGCGCGGAGGATCGTATCCTGGCAATCGGTTTCAATCCCAGTTCTTTGGCTTTTTCAGCGGACATGAGGATCATGGCGGAAGCGCCGTCATTGAGCCCTGAGGAGTTGCCGGCGGTAACCTTGCCGACCTTGGGGATGAATGCCGGAGGCAACGCCTTCAATTGTTCCATGGTCATTCCGGGACGGAAATGTTCATCCTTGTCGAAGATGATGGGCGGTTTGCCTTTTTTCTGCGGGAGTTCAATCGGTACGATCTCTTCCTGGAAATCGCCGTTTTTGGTGGCGCGTTCGACGTTGTTGTGGCTGCGCAGGGCGACCTCATCCATTTCCTCGCGGCTGATGTTTAATAGCTGGGCAATCAATTCCGTGGTGTGGCCCATGATATAGGGTTTGCCCTTTAAACTCTCGAAAGGCTGGCCTGATTTGAGGGGACCGTCGTCGGATAAGGGTTGGACATACGAGCCGCAGTGTAATGCGCGGATCATGGCATCGACAAAAACGCTGTCCTGAAGGCGGCAACCCCAGCGGGCGTCGAAACTCACATAGGGCACGCCGGACATGTGCTCAACACCGCCGGCCAGAATTACATCAGCCATGCCGGCTTTGATCATCGCAGCGCCGCTGAGTACAGCTTCCATGCCGGATATACATACACGGTTCACTGTAACAGCAGTCACGGATTCGGGAATGCCGGCTAGAAGGGCGCCTACACGAGCGGTGTTCAGTGTATTAGGGTGTTCGATACAACAGCCGAACCGGACATCGTCAATGATGACCGGATCTATTCCGGCGCGCTTAACGGCTTCTTTCATGACGACAGCCGCAATGCGGGCTCCGATCATGTCCTTCAATGTTCCTCCGAATGTTCCAATGGCTGTCCGGCATGCCGAAACAATGACTACATCTTTCATCGCATAATCTCCTTTATAATTGAAATTAGTTACTCTTTGGTGCCGATCCGAAGGACATGAAAAAATGTCCTTAATATGTGTCAGATCATGAGGGTTTGATCCGTTACCCTCAAAATA
It encodes the following:
- a CDS encoding Rho termination protein, which codes for MSEETHHKKNHDEKHLDKLTVKELRELAAEFPHERAVHDMKKEELVAFIKEAKGIKDEGHVHKHKPKGKIKMTKPEVKAKIRELKVLHWQAMEDSETAKAVLLRHQISRLKKISRRVAEA
- a CDS encoding acid phosphatase, with the translated sequence MAVYLIVMAGCACLTSSPIPATVEEIRPGILQGYLPTDKAPNSLMLLPAPPAEGSAAFAADQDAFATTRSLINTPRWTQAIKDAHLNFPEAPQAFSCALNAPITRDAMPNLYMLMHRSWTDAIVATLAAKNHYKRIRPFVVNKQASCTPDWDEKMSKDGSYPSGHTSIGWTWALILAEIDPDRADAVLSRGYAFGQSRVVCGVHWPSDVTAGRIIGAAVVAKLHSDPAFRAQMDATKKELATARAQGQKPAMDCKAEAAALAF
- a CDS encoding cyclase codes for the protein MTWMFLGLVSCCPVAERISLADAGQVIRAKRFVDLTHAFAPGIPHWPGFPDEKREILYGYEPGEGRLGHGFYAQSFTFVGQWGTHVDAPAHFVSGMRTVDRIDVKEMIMPLVVIDVHEKVAKNPDYVISMEDVKLWEKRHGRIPAGAFVAMRSDWCRRWPDMKAMQNKDADGVAHYPGWSLEVLRYLYEDRRITASGHETTDTDPGMATSKNDYSLEKYILQQNHYQIELLTNLSEVPEAGALLVAAFPKPLGGSGFPARVFAILP
- a CDS encoding CoA-binding protein; this translates as MIDSIYESPLYPIINPKSIAFFGASNNFMRMGSMMLSSVQALGYEGRLYPIHLQEKEVRGLTAYVSIMDLPEIPDLAIIVLPTDIVCQTLEACGQKGVKHAIIVSGGFREAGPEGVAAQKKLEAIALEYGIRFLGPNCLGIANPCLKLNPTTITAEGPPGFVGLASQSGSFITQMFDYLHRHGLGFSAAVSVGNEANVDIVDCLEYLGVCPHTRVITLYIEGISRGREFIETARAITPHKPIVALYAGGSEAGGRAGRSHTGSLSGPNEIYDGVFRQCGIIRAQSIAELFDYALALGTLPRPKGNRVIIQTHSGGPGATAADACGRAGLTLPPLSPETVKRLQPMIPKTASTANPLDLTYSLNSEQNFFDIPDVLLQEKNADILLAYFLSPGMFIERIMKEMGIPAESIPVERDIMIMQHADAFFSLTCRHPDKLIVGFTYRSLQETMVRSLLDRGVPIYQDPERAARAIAAVLEYYKMRDGMAGTNS
- a CDS encoding acetyl-CoA C-acyltransferase, coding for MKDVVIVSACRTAIGTFGGTLKDMIGARIAAVVMKEAVKRAGIDPVIIDDVRFGCCIEHPNTLNTARVGALLAGIPESVTAVTVNRVCISGMEAVLSGAAMIKAGMADVILAGGVEHMSGVPYVSFDARWGCRLQDSVFVDAMIRALHCGSYVQPLSDDGPLKSGQPFESLKGKPYIMGHTTELIAQLLNISREEMDEVALRSHNNVERATKNGDFQEEIVPIELPQKKGKPPIIFDKDEHFRPGMTMEQLKALPPAFIPKVGKVTAGNSSGLNDGASAMILMSAEKAKELGLKPIARIRSSARGGCHPSVMGLSPVPAVKNLLKNDPKLSLDAFELMEVNEAFAGQYLGCEKELGLKREITNINGSGIGLGHPVGSTGCRIMVTLIHAMKKHGKTLGMATLCGGGGVSMATTIEML
- a CDS encoding carboxylate--amine ligase, producing the protein MTDPQSLIQNAKACGRKALNESESKQFLAAFGVPVCREVLASSPEAAAAEAARMGVPVVLKASGEKMMHKTEAGGVVLNVKNEQEILSEGRRLLAIPGCESLSVQEMVVGARELVCGLTRDPSFGPAVMFGLGGILTETLKDTVFRIAPLTMYDAKDMMSGIRANTILQPFRGEAAVDTELLAKILITVGEIGLQYESITEIDINPLKIRRDGKPIAVDALIVLAA